One genomic window of Verrucomicrobiia bacterium includes the following:
- a CDS encoding Fic family protein, protein MEPLFPKAAGSALADLTCEVIHKAGALSAQLPSSIVRARIAVVVREMDSYYSNLIEGHKTLPRDIERAMRGDYSPSPIKRNNQYLNRAHIEVEQLMTERLQREPELSIHSVEFLCWLHREFFSRLPEDLHFSEDKSGRKYRIEPGALRTFEVSVGGHQPPHHAALPKMLERLASFYGGPQILSTSQLVALAAAHHRMAWIHPFGDGNGRVTRLHSHAWLLRCKVGSEGLWTLSRGLARHRKEYYANLHHADQRRWNDLDGRGNLSDRALGDFCLFMLKTMIDQIGFMAELLQLQNLGTRIERYVHFEMPKLDGRTRGRLIRLLKAALTEGEIERGRVGEVVGLQGTAARAIIRLALKEELLDSPSEKGVLSLVFTSKTLESYFPKLYQDLPVEAA, encoded by the coding sequence ATGGAGCCCTTGTTTCCAAAAGCGGCTGGCAGTGCATTAGCTGATCTGACTTGTGAGGTCATCCACAAGGCGGGCGCGCTTTCAGCGCAGTTGCCATCATCAATCGTCCGTGCCCGCATTGCGGTTGTCGTTCGGGAGATGGACAGTTATTACTCGAACCTAATCGAAGGTCACAAAACTTTGCCGCGAGATATTGAAAGAGCCATGCGCGGCGATTACTCGCCCAGCCCCATCAAGCGGAATAACCAGTATCTGAATCGCGCGCACATAGAAGTGGAACAACTTATGACCGAACGCCTTCAACGCGAGCCGGAATTATCCATTCATTCCGTGGAGTTTCTTTGCTGGTTGCATCGCGAATTTTTTTCACGACTGCCGGAAGATTTACATTTCAGCGAAGACAAGAGCGGACGGAAATATCGCATCGAACCAGGCGCTTTGCGAACCTTTGAGGTAAGTGTCGGCGGGCATCAACCGCCGCATCACGCCGCCTTGCCAAAAATGCTCGAACGGCTCGCGAGCTTTTATGGAGGTCCGCAAATTTTATCCACCAGCCAGCTTGTGGCACTGGCGGCGGCGCATCATCGGATGGCATGGATACACCCCTTCGGGGATGGCAACGGACGTGTGACGCGCCTGCATTCGCACGCGTGGCTCCTGCGGTGCAAGGTTGGCAGTGAAGGCTTATGGACACTATCGCGCGGGCTTGCCCGTCATCGGAAAGAATATTACGCAAACCTTCACCACGCCGATCAAAGACGCTGGAATGATTTGGATGGCCGGGGAAATCTATCGGACCGCGCGCTAGGTGATTTTTGTTTGTTTATGTTGAAAACGATGATTGATCAAATTGGTTTCATGGCCGAGTTGTTGCAGTTGCAAAACTTAGGCACGCGCATCGAGCGCTATGTGCATTTCGAAATGCCGAAATTGGACGGAAGAACGCGCGGCCGCCTGATACGACTCCTTAAAGCGGCGTTAACGGAAGGTGAAATTGAGCGCGGACGCGTTGGAGAAGTTGTGGGTTTGCAAGGCACTGCGGCGCGCGCCATCATACGCCTGGCCTTGAAGGAAGAACTGCTGGATTCGCCGAGTGAAAAGGGCGTGCTTTCGCTAGTGTTCACGTCAAAG